A stretch of the Leptolyngbyaceae cyanobacterium genome encodes the following:
- a CDS encoding CsbD family protein has protein sequence MSLEERAKATAKNLEGQAQEAIGNVTGDPKDRAEGRVKQAEAEARHTKEDVKDQAKKIVDRA, from the coding sequence ATGAGTTTAGAAGAAAGAGCAAAAGCTACTGCTAAAAATTTAGAAGGTCAAGCTCAAGAAGCAATCGGTAATGTCACTGGCGATCCGAAAGATCGGGCTGAAGGAAGAGTTAAACAAGCGGAAGCAGAAGCTCGTCATACCAAAGAAGATGTAAAAGATCAAGCGAAGAAAATAGTCGATCGAGCTTAA
- the lepB gene encoding signal peptidase I: MSKSLHSPSKEPWLSVNLSLIFPGLGQLYSGKFLKGLFFIIAHVCLILAGIWVLISYEVNVIIGLIYLLIGLILIPVYCLFDAHRCAKKANKASFEKLRKSDKDAWLAVFLSRLLPGVGHIYIGKWPIGVGLASLAIMGGIITFISTSNLFYLVIASVLSILIWLSWPLIAYNAYLASPVRREVSPRLIKIFLVAAFIIPVLFSGLLGSSIAIFMAETRYIVSDSMLPTLEISDRLIVNKINYRFQAPKRGDIVIFYPAEMVNKQTFKDAFVSRIIGLPEEKIEVKEGKVYINDRPLLENYINEPPIYELGAIIIPPNCYALADDNRLRREESYYWEFVPRGNIIGKATKIFWPPYRIGVVK; encoded by the coding sequence ATGTCTAAATCGCTTCATTCCCCTAGTAAGGAGCCTTGGTTATCTGTAAATTTATCATTAATTTTCCCTGGACTAGGGCAATTATATTCGGGTAAATTTTTAAAAGGATTATTTTTCATAATTGCTCATGTTTGTTTAATTTTAGCAGGAATATGGGTATTAATTAGCTATGAAGTTAATGTAATTATTGGATTAATCTATTTATTAATTGGTTTAATACTTATTCCCGTATACTGTCTATTTGATGCTCATAGATGTGCCAAAAAAGCTAATAAAGCTAGTTTTGAAAAGTTGCGTAAAAGTGACAAAGATGCCTGGTTAGCAGTATTTTTATCGCGACTGTTGCCCGGTGTTGGCCATATATATATCGGTAAATGGCCGATCGGAGTTGGTTTAGCAAGTTTGGCAATTATGGGAGGAATTATTACCTTTATTTCAACTAGCAATTTATTTTATTTAGTTATTGCTTCTGTTTTATCAATTTTAATTTGGTTGAGTTGGCCTTTAATTGCTTATAACGCTTATCTAGCCTCTCCAGTCCGTCGGGAAGTTTCCCCCAGGTTAATTAAAATATTTTTGGTCGCTGCATTTATTATTCCCGTCTTATTTTCTGGATTGTTAGGGAGTTCGATCGCTATATTTATGGCGGAAACTCGGTATATAGTTTCTGATTCTATGTTACCGACTTTAGAGATTAGCGATCGGCTGATTGTAAATAAAATAAATTATCGATTCCAAGCACCCAAAAGAGGAGACATTGTAATATTTTATCCGGCTGAAATGGTAAACAAACAAACTTTTAAAGATGCTTTTGTCAGCCGCATCATTGGGTTGCCAGAAGAAAAAATAGAAGTAAAAGAAGGGAAAGTATATATTAACGATCGGCCTTTACTAGAAAATTATATTAACGAACCTCCCATTTATGAATTGGGGGCAATTATTATCCCTCCCAACTGTTACGCGCTGGCAGATGATAACCGCCTTCGCCGTGAAGAAAGTTATTATTGGGAATTCGTTCCACGAGGTAACATTATCGGTAAAGCTACAAAAATATTTTGGCCGCCCTATCGGATAGGAGTTGTAAAATAA
- the uvrB gene encoding excinuclease ABC subunit UvrB — translation MTPFNLQAKFQATGDQPQAIAELTKYIQAGHRFQTLLGATGTGKTFTVASVIEKVGKPTLVLAHNKTLAAQLCNELRDFFPHNAVEYFISYYDYYQPEAYLPLTDTYIEKSAAINDEIDMLRHSATRSLFERRDVIVVASISCIYGLGIPSEYLKAAIPFRVGKEVNQRQILRDLASVQYNRNDAEIGRGRFRVRGDVLEIGPAYEDRIVRIEFFGDEIDAIRYVDPVTGEIMQSLDSISIYPARHFVTPDEQLESACDAIQQELKEQLAELEKAGKLLEAQRLDQRTRYDLEMLREVGYCNGVENYSRHLAGRLPGEPPECLIDYFPKDWLLVIDESHVTVPQIRGMYNGDQARKKVLIEHGFRLPSAADNRPLKADEFWQKVSQCIFVSATPGNWELEISEGQIAEQVIRPTGVLDPELFVRPTEGQIDDLLGEIKERVKRQERVLVTTLTKRMAEDLTEYLQDRGIRVRYLHSEINSIERIEILQNLRSGDFDVLIGVNLLREGLDLPEVSLVAILDADKEGFLRAERSLIQTIGRAARHVRGQAILYADNLTDSMIKAIEETERRRNIQMAYNQMHGITPQSIVKKSFNSILDFLEVSRRLNSQELEKAYEQVDELTLDEIPELITQLEAQMKEAAKKLEFEEAAKLRDRVKHLRDKLLGH, via the coding sequence ATGACCCCATTTAATTTACAAGCAAAGTTTCAAGCCACGGGCGATCAACCGCAAGCGATCGCAGAACTCACCAAATATATCCAAGCTGGTCATCGCTTCCAAACTCTGCTGGGGGCAACGGGTACGGGCAAAACATTTACTGTAGCGTCCGTAATTGAAAAAGTGGGCAAACCTACATTAGTTTTAGCTCACAATAAAACTTTAGCTGCCCAATTATGTAACGAATTACGGGATTTTTTTCCTCATAATGCAGTTGAATACTTTATCAGTTATTACGATTACTATCAACCGGAAGCTTATTTGCCACTAACCGATACTTACATCGAAAAAAGTGCGGCAATTAATGATGAAATCGATATGTTGCGACACTCGGCAACCAGATCGCTTTTCGAGCGGCGGGATGTAATTGTGGTTGCTTCGATTAGCTGCATATATGGATTGGGAATACCCTCGGAATATTTGAAAGCGGCGATTCCTTTTCGAGTAGGAAAAGAAGTAAATCAGCGACAAATATTACGAGATTTAGCTAGCGTGCAATACAACCGGAACGATGCAGAAATTGGCAGAGGTCGTTTCCGGGTGCGGGGAGATGTATTGGAAATTGGCCCTGCTTATGAAGACCGAATCGTGCGAATTGAATTTTTTGGTGATGAAATTGATGCGATTCGTTATGTCGATCCGGTAACTGGGGAAATCATGCAAAGTTTAGATAGCATCAGTATTTACCCAGCGCGTCACTTTGTTACCCCGGACGAGCAATTAGAAAGTGCTTGCGATGCTATTCAACAAGAGTTAAAGGAACAGTTAGCAGAATTAGAAAAAGCTGGCAAGTTATTAGAAGCACAACGATTAGATCAGCGCACTCGCTACGATTTGGAAATGTTGCGAGAAGTGGGATATTGCAATGGTGTAGAAAATTATTCTCGTCATTTAGCAGGTCGTCTTCCGGGAGAACCGCCGGAATGTTTGATTGATTATTTCCCGAAAGATTGGCTGTTAGTTATTGATGAATCTCACGTCACCGTGCCGCAAATTCGGGGAATGTACAATGGCGACCAAGCTAGGAAGAAAGTGCTGATCGAGCATGGTTTTCGGCTTCCCAGCGCGGCGGATAATCGACCGTTGAAAGCTGATGAATTTTGGCAAAAAGTGAGTCAGTGTATTTTCGTTTCGGCTACTCCGGGAAATTGGGAATTAGAAATTTCGGAAGGTCAAATTGCCGAGCAAGTAATTCGTCCGACTGGGGTACTCGATCCGGAATTATTCGTGCGTCCGACAGAAGGACAAATTGATGATTTGCTGGGTGAAATTAAAGAGCGAGTAAAGCGCCAAGAACGGGTGTTGGTGACGACTTTAACTAAGCGAATGGCAGAAGATTTAACCGAGTACTTGCAAGATCGGGGTATTCGGGTGAGATATCTGCATTCTGAGATTAATTCGATCGAGCGCATAGAGATTTTGCAGAATTTGCGATCGGGTGATTTCGATGTGTTGATCGGCGTTAATTTGTTGCGGGAAGGTTTGGATTTGCCGGAAGTTTCTTTGGTGGCGATTTTAGATGCTGACAAGGAGGGTTTTTTAAGGGCGGAACGTTCCCTAATTCAAACAATTGGTCGCGCAGCGCGTCACGTCAGAGGACAAGCGATTCTGTATGCGGACAATTTGACCGATAGCATGATTAAAGCGATCGAAGAAACGGAGAGACGGCGCAATATTCAAATGGCATATAATCAAATGCACGGAATTACGCCGCAATCTATTGTGAAGAAATCTTTTAATTCGATTTTGGATTTCTTGGAAGTTTCGCGACGGTTGAATTCCCAAGAGTTAGAAAAAGCTTACGAACAAGTGGATGAACTTACTTTAGATGAGATTCCGGAGTTGATTACTCAGTTGGAAGCGCAGATGAAGGAAGCAGCGAAAAAGTTGGAGTTTGAGGAGGCGGCGAAGTTACGCGATCGCGTTAAGCATTTGCGCGATAAATTGTTGGGGCATTAA
- the rpe gene encoding ribulose-phosphate 3-epimerase, whose amino-acid sequence MTQTQSQKPIVVAPSILSADFSRLGDEIRAVDAAGADWIHVDVMDGRFVPNITIGPLIVEAIRPTTKKPLDVHLMIVEPEKYVEDFAKAGADIISVHAEHNASPHLHRTLGQIRELGKQAGVVLNPSTPLELIEYVLELCDLILIMSVNPGFGGQSFIPAVIPKIRKLRQMCDERGLDPWIEVDGGLKGSNTWQVLEAGANAIVAGSAVFKAKDYAEAIEGIRNSKRPTPELATV is encoded by the coding sequence ATGACCCAAACCCAATCCCAGAAACCGATCGTTGTTGCTCCCTCTATACTATCAGCGGATTTTAGCCGACTGGGTGATGAGATTCGCGCTGTTGATGCTGCTGGGGCAGATTGGATTCACGTTGATGTGATGGATGGGCGCTTCGTTCCCAACATCACGATCGGTCCACTGATCGTGGAAGCGATTCGCCCGACTACTAAGAAGCCTCTGGACGTTCACTTGATGATCGTGGAACCGGAGAAGTATGTAGAAGATTTTGCTAAGGCTGGTGCTGATATTATCTCGGTTCACGCAGAACATAATGCTTCTCCCCACTTGCACCGCACTTTGGGACAAATCCGCGAGTTGGGTAAGCAGGCAGGTGTGGTTCTCAATCCTTCTACGCCTTTAGAATTGATCGAGTATGTGTTAGAGCTTTGCGATTTGATTCTGATCATGAGCGTTAACCCCGGTTTTGGCGGTCAAAGCTTTATTCCGGCGGTAATTCCTAAAATTCGCAAGCTGCGTCAAATGTGCGACGAACGGGGTTTAGACCCTTGGATCGAAGTGGATGGTGGTTTGAAGGGTAGTAATACCTGGCAAGTTTTGGAAGCTGGCGCGAATGCGATCGTTGCTGGTTCGGCAGTGTTTAAGGCGAAGGATTACGCTGAGGCGATCGAAGGTATTCGCAATAGCAAGCGTCCGACTCCTGAGTTAGCAACTGTTTAA
- a CDS encoding CsbD family protein: MSLQDKAKAIAKNIEGKVQEAVGEITNNPQHKAEGKAKQIQSQAMNTLGNIKDKAKNIIDKL; encoded by the coding sequence ATGAGCCTACAAGACAAAGCCAAAGCGATCGCCAAAAATATCGAAGGCAAAGTACAAGAAGCCGTAGGAGAAATTACCAACAATCCCCAACACAAAGCAGAGGGTAAAGCCAAACAAATTCAATCCCAAGCCATGAATACTTTAGGAAACATCAAAGATAAAGCCAAAAATATCATTGATAAACTGTAA